From Candidatus Nomurabacteria bacterium, one genomic window encodes:
- a CDS encoding glutaredoxin family protein, translated as MKKVTVYSTTTCPYCVMVKRWLAERGIEFEDVLVDKDPAMAKKMVELSGQMGVPFTTIEDDESEQIQGILGFNIPSLTQALGLLY; from the coding sequence ATGAAGAAAGTAACTGTATACAGCACAACCACCTGTCCATATTGCGTGATGGTCAAGCGTTGGCTAGCTGAAAGAGGTATAGAATTTGAAGATGTCTTGGTCGATAAAGACCCAGCTATGGCTAAGAAAATGGTCGAGCTAAGTGGCCAGATGGGCGTCCCCTTTACAACAATTGAAGATGATGAGTCTGAACAGATACAAGGTATTTTGGGTTTCAACATCCCTTCACTTACACAAGCATTAGGCTTGTTGTATTAG
- a CDS encoding amidohydrolase family protein, with the protein MQEVVNPKKQILEQIENNGGWVNSHTHLDRSQTLTQTVWGQTGARLQDKWGYVDQFKSEASVDDIVANMSQTIEDQISQGVQAIGSFIDCDSVVRDKSLRAAEIVRERFRGRVALRFMSQPIKGLVDPAEIAWFEHAADFVDIIGGLPEKDGNPESAADNSHLHFHKIFETAAETGKPLHIHIDQLNRPDQRDTERALDFVERYELYGRVCLIHCISLAAQSENYRLEIYERMVKLGVGVITCPTAWIDSRRTNQMAPTHNAVTAVDEMVPRGVTVALGTDNIADIYKPFTDGDMWTELRFLLETTHFYDIKALARVSSTNGLKVLGLSDRPRPIYA; encoded by the coding sequence ATGCAAGAAGTGGTAAATCCAAAAAAACAAATACTCGAACAGATCGAAAATAACGGAGGCTGGGTTAACTCCCACACTCATCTAGACAGAAGTCAAACTCTAACCCAAACAGTTTGGGGACAAACCGGAGCAAGGTTACAAGACAAATGGGGTTATGTAGACCAATTTAAATCCGAGGCGAGTGTCGATGATATCGTCGCCAATATGTCGCAAACTATCGAAGATCAAATTTCACAGGGAGTCCAGGCAATTGGCTCGTTCATTGACTGTGACTCAGTTGTCCGTGACAAGAGCCTGCGTGCTGCAGAAATTGTCCGTGAAAGATTTAGAGGTAGAGTTGCCCTTCGATTTATGAGTCAACCAATCAAAGGTCTGGTTGATCCGGCGGAAATAGCTTGGTTTGAACATGCTGCAGATTTTGTCGATATCATTGGAGGCTTACCCGAGAAAGATGGAAATCCAGAGTCAGCAGCCGACAATAGTCACCTGCACTTTCACAAGATATTTGAAACTGCTGCCGAAACCGGCAAGCCATTACATATCCACATCGATCAACTAAATCGACCCGACCAGCGCGACACCGAGAGGGCTCTAGACTTTGTCGAAAGATACGAGCTTTACGGAAGGGTTTGCCTAATTCACTGCATATCACTAGCCGCTCAGTCAGAGAATTACCGACTAGAGATTTATGAACGCATGGTGAAACTGGGAGTTGGAGTAATAACTTGCCCGACAGCCTGGATTGACAGCCGTCGGACAAACCAAATGGCTCCAACCCATAACGCCGTAACAGCCGTAGACGAGATGGTGCCGCGTGGAGTAACGGTTGCCCTGGGCACTGATAATATCGCTGATATTTACAAGCCGTTCACCGACGGTGACATGTGGACGGAGCTTAGGTTCTTACTTGAGACCACGCATTTCTACGATATCAAAGCACTGGCTAGAGTTAGCTCAACAAACGGTTTAAAGGTGTTGGGCTTATCTGATCGACCTCGACCAATTTATGCTTAA
- a CDS encoding NUDIX domain-containing protein → MKLDFDWQNDGKLHQYCIQCYAESVHKVVDEGKIYYFCASCNKRHDRLIVIDPKIKWWVGEGGEYWHESAGVFIRNHEYKFLFFERVKFPFAITIPAGHVDEGEDPLTAMRREAQEEVGLIVESATKIMSEDIIGDSCRRGCDAHRWHAYLIVLNQNIDLKMLEEEEGHMPTWLTLDEAIRKDLTFPVRYIIEHYRDKLLT, encoded by the coding sequence ATGAAGCTTGATTTCGATTGGCAAAACGATGGGAAGCTTCATCAATACTGCATACAGTGCTATGCCGAATCGGTGCACAAAGTCGTCGATGAAGGTAAGATATACTACTTTTGTGCGTCTTGTAATAAACGTCACGATCGCTTGATTGTTATTGATCCCAAAATAAAGTGGTGGGTCGGCGAAGGGGGCGAATACTGGCATGAGAGTGCCGGTGTTTTTATCCGTAACCATGAGTATAAGTTCTTATTCTTTGAGCGTGTTAAGTTTCCATTTGCCATAACCATTCCTGCTGGACATGTTGACGAAGGCGAGGATCCTCTAACAGCAATGCGTCGAGAAGCTCAAGAAGAGGTTGGCCTTATAGTCGAATCAGCAACCAAAATTATGAGCGAAGATATTATTGGAGATTCTTGTCGTCGGGGTTGTGATGCGCACAGATGGCATGCGTATCTTATTGTGCTAAATCAGAATATAGATTTAAAGATGCTAGAAGAGGAGGAGGGTCATATGCCCACCTGGCTTACTCTTGATGAAGCTATCCGAAAAGATCTGACTTTTCCAGTCCGTTACATCATTGAACATTATCGAGATAAATTGCTTACCTAG
- a CDS encoding zinc ribbon domain-containing protein: MKSMCQSCAQPLKTNNKGTEKDGSLSPEYCNLCYQNGVFKDPDLTLDQMKAIYVEAMKKMHFPRFIGKTMANSQLPKLKRWKV; this comes from the coding sequence ATGAAGAGTATGTGTCAAAGCTGTGCCCAGCCCCTAAAAACGAATAATAAAGGAACTGAAAAAGACGGTTCGTTGAGTCCTGAGTACTGTAATCTGTGCTATCAAAACGGTGTATTCAAAGATCCTGACTTAACGCTAGACCAGATGAAAGCTATCTATGTCGAGGCCATGAAGAAGATGCATTTCCCGCGTTTTATTGGTAAAACGATGGCCAATTCGCAACTCCCCAAGCTGAAGCGCTGGAAAGTTTAG
- a CDS encoding DUF1617 family protein, with product MSITDRLASSLSRNDEEPNILVAQQIVKNKDADGVKELINNIKSASKAIRHDSIKVLYEVGDRKPELIANYTNVFIDLLVSKDNRMQWGAMTCLASIAKVNPAELYKHIDMLEKAANVGSVITRDNYIRLLVNIARVTECYDEATQKILMQLLSAPENQLPMYAEMVKDAFQPNDTKQFTEVLKERLSKISKESRIKRIQKVINLAA from the coding sequence ATGTCAATAACTGATCGTTTAGCGTCTTCTTTGTCGCGAAACGACGAAGAGCCTAATATTCTTGTTGCTCAGCAGATTGTAAAAAATAAAGATGCTGATGGTGTCAAAGAACTTATTAATAATATTAAATCCGCGTCAAAAGCAATCAGGCATGATTCAATAAAAGTTCTTTATGAGGTCGGCGATCGTAAACCAGAGCTCATAGCCAATTACACCAACGTTTTCATCGATTTACTGGTGTCAAAAGACAATCGGATGCAGTGGGGTGCAATGACCTGCCTAGCATCAATAGCAAAAGTGAACCCAGCGGAGCTTTACAAACACATTGACATGCTTGAGAAGGCAGCAAACGTCGGATCTGTCATTACTCGTGACAATTATATAAGGCTATTAGTAAATATTGCGCGTGTAACTGAATGCTACGACGAGGCCACGCAAAAAATCCTTATGCAGCTATTATCTGCACCAGAGAACCAACTCCCAATGTATGCAGAGATGGTTAAGGACGCATTTCAACCTAATGATACCAAGCAGTTTACTGAGGTTCTGAAAGAGCGACTAAGTAAAATTAGTAAAGAATCAAGAATAAAAAGAATTCAAAAGGTTATTAATTTAGCGGCCTAA
- a CDS encoding pyridoxal-phosphate dependent enzyme yields MESNVYSGAKGLYDYLNPHNAVTPLVELPPELNPFYDDGVRIHMKMMSTTPLANVKSLPAWNMLEQAYKSQKLKGVETLVENSSGNTVYSLAILGKLFGVPATKAVASHQISKGKLKLLQFFGVKPIINEEPICPDPSDPTSGIFKAKKWAEEQDELFNPGQYDNIDNPNIHAEITGQQIWKQTKGDIQMFCAGLGTTGTMVGTASFLKEQNPKIQTIGVVRSKNNPVPGPRTRNLLDEIAFDWQDVSDELIEVGTVESYSQSLKLCRHGLLVGPSTGFNLQGLFKILQQKKEDGTLNNLTNKEGVINAVVIACDTPFPYFDEYFYYLGKEEFPEIENEELLLIEDEQPDNLDSDLELSIDDFITQAYGVEREQIKNLNIEEIKKSKNVVILDIRSREMFEHFHVPYAIWTDTKTDIDTNTYNQKIFVVCQRGVSSLAFAQQLRDQDVEAYSVEGGTIEWSYHDLPREQAGVCIKKH; encoded by the coding sequence ATGGAGAGTAATGTCTATTCAGGAGCGAAAGGATTATATGACTATCTTAATCCTCATAATGCAGTAACCCCGTTGGTTGAATTACCACCTGAATTAAATCCGTTCTATGATGACGGTGTACGGATCCATATGAAAATGATGTCGACGACACCCCTAGCAAACGTAAAATCACTTCCTGCATGGAATATGCTTGAACAAGCATATAAATCTCAAAAATTGAAAGGAGTTGAAACTTTGGTTGAAAACTCTTCTGGGAACACAGTGTATTCTTTGGCTATCTTAGGTAAGCTCTTTGGAGTTCCGGCCACAAAAGCAGTAGCATCTCATCAAATTAGTAAAGGAAAACTAAAACTCCTTCAATTTTTTGGTGTGAAGCCAATTATTAACGAAGAACCAATTTGCCCCGATCCGAGTGATCCAACGAGTGGTATTTTTAAGGCAAAGAAATGGGCAGAAGAACAAGATGAACTCTTTAATCCTGGTCAGTACGACAATATTGATAATCCAAATATTCATGCAGAAATCACTGGTCAACAAATTTGGAAACAGACCAAGGGTGATATTCAAATGTTTTGTGCTGGGCTTGGGACCACCGGTACCATGGTGGGGACAGCTTCGTTTCTGAAAGAACAGAATCCAAAAATTCAAACTATCGGTGTGGTACGTTCAAAGAACAATCCTGTTCCAGGACCTCGGACACGGAATCTCTTGGATGAAATAGCTTTTGATTGGCAAGATGTCTCTGATGAACTTATTGAAGTTGGAACAGTTGAATCATATTCTCAAAGTCTAAAACTCTGTCGTCATGGATTATTGGTTGGACCAAGTACAGGATTTAATCTTCAGGGGCTTTTCAAGATACTGCAACAGAAAAAAGAAGATGGGACACTTAATAACTTAACCAACAAAGAAGGTGTGATTAATGCCGTAGTCATTGCATGCGACACGCCATTTCCATACTTTGATGAATATTTCTATTATCTTGGTAAAGAAGAATTTCCTGAAATTGAAAACGAGGAATTACTTCTTATTGAGGATGAGCAGCCAGATAATCTTGATTCAGACCTTGAGTTATCTATCGATGATTTTATTACTCAAGCATACGGAGTAGAAAGAGAGCAGATCAAGAATCTCAATATTGAAGAAATCAAGAAAAGTAAGAATGTTGTCATTCTTGATATTCGATCGCGAGAAATGTTTGAGCATTTCCACGTTCCATATGCAATATGGACTGATACAAAAACAGACATCGACACTAACACGTATAATCAAAAAATATTTGTTGTATGTCAGCGAGGAGTTTCATCTCTTGCTTTTGCACAGCAGTTACGTGACCAGGATGTCGAAGCATACTCAGTTGAAGGCGGAACTATTGAATGGTCATACCATGACCTACCTCGTGAGCAAGCTGGAGTTTGTATAAAAAAACACTAG
- a CDS encoding transcriptional repressor → MQANQLLQASFEQDMRSSGLRITHVRQRLFEVLAKTNKPLSVKELVEKTDEAHFVSIYRSIDALHKAGIIKQVPRGFKNLYELSDTYRPHHHHATCEICGKSTSTHDQKLEKLMSDLSVKAGFEPTKHTFEIFGVCNLCRISRVAIPNQNPRNQQ, encoded by the coding sequence ATGCAAGCTAATCAATTACTACAAGCAAGCTTTGAGCAAGATATGCGGTCATCAGGGCTGCGGATTACTCATGTGAGGCAAAGACTTTTTGAAGTGCTCGCAAAAACTAATAAACCGCTATCAGTAAAAGAGCTTGTAGAAAAAACAGATGAGGCTCATTTCGTTAGTATCTATCGGTCAATCGACGCTCTACATAAGGCAGGCATAATTAAACAGGTACCAAGAGGTTTCAAGAACCTGTACGAACTGAGCGACACTTATAGGCCACATCATCATCATGCTACCTGTGAAATATGTGGTAAAAGCACTTCAACTCATGATCAAAAACTTGAGAAACTAATGTCGGACCTTTCTGTCAAAGCGGGGTTTGAGCCCACCAAGCACACATTTGAAATATTCGGGGTGTGCAATCTCTGTCGTATTTCTAGGGTAGCCATACCAAACCAAAACCCGAGAAATCAGCAATAG
- a CDS encoding TIGR03943 family protein, with the protein MGVTKQLTLYIHPRYVAFTIIMAAIALLLLVLNSYYSLESHSHKSGKLTFLPLGLVIIAAVLLPARTLTSATVSQRSTDAGSLVSTSESKPLNTLFAGSSRGLKLTDWSRLLSSNQDPTYYANKPAKISGFVYDANLGNDTIWLARFVLTCCAVDAQPVGIPVQLNNWRSEYDKDEWLEVEGIFQKKQTTEGEILVLVPTSTMQIEQPRNPYAN; encoded by the coding sequence TTGGGGGTCACGAAGCAGCTTACTCTCTACATTCATCCACGATATGTCGCATTTACGATAATAATGGCCGCTATAGCACTGTTGCTACTTGTACTAAATAGCTACTATTCACTTGAAAGCCATTCCCATAAGTCCGGTAAGCTTACTTTTCTCCCGCTCGGGCTTGTGATTATCGCTGCTGTACTTCTGCCAGCTAGAACACTAACCTCTGCGACTGTCTCGCAACGTTCTACCGACGCAGGATCGTTAGTATCGACCTCAGAATCAAAACCACTGAACACACTTTTTGCTGGCTCATCTAGAGGACTGAAACTTACAGATTGGTCACGACTTCTCTCAAGCAACCAAGACCCAACATATTACGCCAATAAACCAGCTAAGATTAGTGGTTTTGTGTATGATGCGAATCTTGGCAATGACACTATCTGGCTCGCTCGGTTTGTATTAACGTGCTGTGCTGTAGACGCTCAGCCAGTCGGCATACCTGTGCAGCTTAATAACTGGCGATCAGAATATGATAAAGACGAATGGCTTGAAGTTGAAGGCATTTTTCAAAAGAAACAAACTACAGAAGGTGAAATACTAGTACTCGTCCCGACTAGTACTATGCAAATTGAGCAACCAAGGAATCCTTATGCCAACTAG
- a CDS encoding permease, which translates to MVSNRLTKRITQGRKLVLPMVVVLLTLAVLSSSDYLFDKILLPNRAQDFATLSLSIFVEAFPFLVLGSLLAAVVNTYVPAHTFEKLLPKKGVFRRAILSLMGFLFPVCECGNVPLARSLMIQGLKPSEAVTFLLAAPVINPVTIWATWAAFSYDQSIVVSRVAATFVIANIIGYILSLKKREQDFLTMDFVALCDAPTKQERTTRHRADKLSSNFTHEAFAMIKMLAFGAIVAGVVQSFVPRDILVSIGSNVILSILAMLLLAFVVSICANVDAFFALSFANTFTAGSIVSFLVFGPMIDIKMLALLKTTFKNELLITITILSLLMSALAGLVVSYAF; encoded by the coding sequence ATGGTTTCGAATCGTCTAACCAAGCGGATTACTCAGGGGAGAAAACTGGTGCTACCAATGGTAGTGGTTCTTCTAACCTTAGCCGTTTTGAGTTCTTCTGATTACTTGTTTGACAAAATACTACTTCCTAACAGAGCGCAAGATTTTGCAACTCTTTCGTTAAGTATCTTTGTAGAAGCTTTTCCATTTCTTGTGCTTGGCTCGCTCTTGGCAGCTGTAGTGAATACCTACGTTCCAGCACATACTTTTGAGAAGTTATTGCCGAAGAAAGGTGTCTTCAGACGAGCAATCTTATCTCTAATGGGTTTCTTATTCCCAGTTTGTGAATGCGGCAATGTACCTCTCGCGCGGAGCCTTATGATTCAAGGGTTGAAGCCATCGGAAGCCGTCACGTTTCTGTTAGCTGCTCCTGTAATTAACCCAGTTACGATATGGGCAACTTGGGCAGCTTTTAGCTATGATCAATCAATTGTGGTTTCACGAGTGGCAGCCACCTTTGTCATTGCAAACATCATTGGGTATATTCTTTCACTAAAGAAACGAGAGCAAGATTTCCTAACTATGGACTTTGTCGCACTTTGTGATGCCCCTACCAAGCAGGAGAGAACAACACGTCATCGAGCAGATAAACTAAGCAGTAACTTCACTCACGAAGCTTTTGCGATGATAAAGATGCTCGCTTTTGGTGCTATTGTTGCGGGTGTCGTTCAATCATTTGTTCCACGGGACATTTTAGTTAGTATTGGTAGCAATGTAATTCTATCTATCCTAGCTATGCTTCTATTGGCGTTCGTAGTATCCATATGTGCCAATGTCGATGCGTTCTTTGCATTGTCATTTGCTAACACGTTTACTGCGGGTTCAATCGTCAGCTTCTTGGTATTTGGACCAATGATAGACATAAAGATGTTGGCTTTACTAAAAACCACATTCAAAAACGAACTGTTAATCACCATAACTATACTTTCATTGTTAATGAGTGCTCTTGCAGGACTGGTGGTGTCGTATGCGTTTTAA
- a CDS encoding Type 1 glutamine amidotransferase-like domain-containing protein, producing the protein MRLYLSSYKLGNKPEEMLTLIGDNKRTAIIANAQDSKSVESRTERVQQEIESLTALGLQPEELDLRDYFGKTAELADKLNDYGYIWVRGGNVFILRKAYKQSGFDNLIVEMLKKDKIAYGGFSAGVCVLAPSLRGIELVDPKDEIAEGYDKEVIWSGLGLLDYAVAPHYRSDHPESQDIEKCVEYFKTNNIPYKTLRDGEAIVINGDQETLLA; encoded by the coding sequence ATGAGACTTTATTTATCTTCATATAAGCTGGGTAACAAGCCAGAAGAAATGCTGACTTTAATTGGTGACAACAAGCGAACGGCAATTATTGCTAACGCACAAGATTCTAAGTCAGTTGAAAGTCGTACGGAACGTGTGCAACAAGAAATCGAAAGCCTGACAGCTTTAGGGTTGCAGCCAGAAGAATTAGATTTACGTGATTATTTTGGAAAGACTGCCGAGCTTGCCGACAAGTTGAATGATTATGGGTACATTTGGGTAAGGGGTGGTAATGTATTCATACTCAGAAAAGCGTACAAGCAGAGCGGGTTCGATAACTTGATAGTCGAAATGCTTAAAAAAGATAAGATTGCTTATGGTGGTTTCAGCGCTGGTGTTTGTGTATTAGCACCTTCATTACGAGGCATTGAGCTCGTTGATCCTAAAGACGAAATTGCAGAAGGCTACGATAAAGAGGTGATTTGGAGTGGACTTGGCTTATTAGATTATGCTGTAGCACCACACTACAGGTCAGACCACCCAGAATCCCAAGATATTGAAAAGTGCGTAGAATACTTTAAGACAAATAATATTCCTTACAAAACACTGCGTGACGGTGAAGCGATTGTTATAAACGGCGATCAAGAAACCCTGCTTGCATAA
- a CDS encoding GIY-YIG nuclease family protein, with translation MFYVYVIFNKIASKIYIGQTQNIKARLLAHNNKHKTKSFTSKFEGEWELIYKESFTTRSEAIQRERSLKSAKGREYVKQFIPG, from the coding sequence GTGTTTTATGTTTATGTAATCTTTAATAAGATCGCGAGTAAGATATATATAGGTCAAACTCAGAACATTAAGGCTAGGTTGCTAGCGCATAATAATAAACACAAAACAAAAAGCTTTACTTCTAAGTTTGAGGGCGAATGGGAGTTGATTTATAAGGAATCATTTACCACTCGTTCTGAAGCGATTCAACGAGAGAGATCTCTAAAATCTGCAAAGGGTCGAGAGTACGTTAAACAATTTATTCCGGGGTAG
- a CDS encoding TM2 domain-containing protein, which yields MTKKYRYVLIGTILSWSMGYLGADRAYKGEMGLAVFKLLTLGGVGVWWIVDAFSWTRDLGNSKD from the coding sequence ATGACCAAGAAATATAGATATGTATTGATAGGAACTATCTTGAGCTGGTCTATGGGCTATTTAGGTGCCGATCGAGCTTATAAGGGCGAGATGGGTTTAGCAGTTTTTAAACTTCTAACTCTCGGCGGTGTTGGAGTATGGTGGATAGTCGACGCCTTTTCTTGGACAAGAGATCTAGGCAATAGCAAAGACTAG
- a CDS encoding DUF1905 domain-containing protein, with translation MTYDFKAKLWKWQGDSAWHFMSLPRDYYPEIKLFASGYARGFGSVKVEAKIGNSIWKTSIFPDSKTETFMLPINKQIREQQKLIEGESYDVELHLIDT, from the coding sequence ATGACCTATGATTTCAAAGCAAAACTGTGGAAGTGGCAAGGAGACTCTGCATGGCATTTTATGTCACTGCCAAGAGACTACTACCCAGAGATAAAGTTATTTGCATCTGGGTATGCGCGAGGTTTTGGGTCTGTAAAAGTCGAAGCGAAAATTGGTAATTCTATCTGGAAAACATCAATCTTTCCAGATTCTAAGACAGAAACATTTATGCTACCAATTAACAAACAAATCCGCGAACAGCAGAAGTTAATTGAGGGTGAATCTTATGATGTGGAACTTCACCTTATAGACACCTAG
- a CDS encoding calcium/sodium antiporter, giving the protein MIFEISMLVLGLLVVVKAADWFLAAAESIGVRLGLSPFVLGVLLVGFGTSLPELTTSLASVIDGVNHVAIANIVGSNLANILVILGISTFFMGTINFDKDLIDIDLPLLIGVTSLFGIMISDGNLSSFDGVLLLTGFFGYVLYTITYREKNEYHQGLVGLVASLIKGTDRQVVEIDVKPKQNLATSIFMLCASLILLGLASKLAVDNLLQIVEHVNYQVDKLTFFTLAIGTSLPELVVSLKALRRGQGDVVLGNILGSSIFNILMVGGVSSLVADQHISESLVWWSIGGLVLASMLLVVSGITRRIHAWEGSIYLLVYLALATKLI; this is encoded by the coding sequence ATGATTTTTGAGATATCTATGTTAGTGCTCGGCCTATTGGTAGTGGTAAAAGCCGCTGACTGGTTTCTGGCCGCAGCAGAGTCGATTGGAGTTAGGCTAGGTCTATCGCCTTTTGTGTTAGGCGTACTGCTAGTTGGTTTTGGTACCAGCTTGCCAGAGCTTACCACTAGCTTGGCTTCTGTGATAGACGGAGTGAACCATGTAGCCATCGCCAATATTGTCGGCTCGAACCTCGCCAATATCTTAGTGATACTAGGCATCAGCACCTTTTTTATGGGTACGATTAATTTCGACAAAGACCTAATTGATATCGATCTGCCACTTTTGATTGGCGTAACCTCGTTGTTCGGAATAATGATTTCGGATGGCAATTTATCTAGTTTTGATGGTGTGTTGCTATTAACGGGTTTCTTCGGCTATGTGCTTTACACAATCACATATCGAGAAAAGAATGAGTACCATCAGGGCTTAGTCGGACTGGTGGCGAGCCTTATAAAAGGCACCGATCGGCAAGTTGTCGAGATAGATGTAAAGCCAAAGCAAAATTTAGCAACGAGTATCTTTATGTTATGCGCCTCGTTGATTCTGCTGGGGCTTGCCTCAAAATTGGCTGTTGATAATTTACTTCAGATAGTCGAGCACGTTAACTATCAGGTTGATAAATTAACATTCTTCACGCTGGCAATCGGCACCAGTTTGCCAGAGCTTGTTGTTAGCCTCAAGGCACTGCGGAGGGGTCAGGGCGATGTGGTTTTAGGCAATATTTTAGGATCAAGTATTTTTAATATATTAATGGTAGGTGGCGTTTCTAGTCTGGTTGCCGATCAACACATAAGCGAAAGTTTGGTGTGGTGGTCGATTGGTGGCTTGGTACTGGCTAGTATGCTTCTGGTGGTTAGCGGGATTACTCGACGAATTCATGCCTGGGAAGGCTCGATTTATCTATTGGTATACTTGGCACTCGCGACTAAGTTAATATAG
- a CDS encoding MFS transporter — MSVRTLALSMVSVFLPLYLYNLGYSLTAIMWYFLVFSLVRIPANFIAGYVIGKIGPKHTIAISTIAETTYMILLVSLKSFGWPILLLSVVQSIANSLFFTAYHVDFSKIKQTSDAGKEFSHMVVLEKIFGMIGPLVGGILATLVDVRLSVGVSIALLMLSLVPLFLSGEPVKLNQHVFYGGITQKLVSSKANILAILAINLGTVLSSITWVLFIGIAVFRNDVYAYIGVLATVTTLLSIILAKYIGNQTDLGKGPKYMRIGAYGGVVFSLTKIFVNTPMAVAANSFFDAQALTIRQIPLGKGFYSETDNFPGQRIAYMVMLENLVHIFRIPFIILIILALSYFDNQMEVLRYATVAAGTVTIFMVFEKFKILRTGKSKT; from the coding sequence ATGAGCGTTCGAACATTGGCATTGAGTATGGTTAGTGTATTCTTGCCGCTCTATCTCTATAACCTGGGATATAGCTTGACAGCAATTATGTGGTATTTTTTGGTCTTTAGTCTTGTTCGTATCCCGGCAAACTTTATTGCCGGGTATGTGATTGGGAAAATCGGACCAAAGCACACAATCGCTATTAGCACCATAGCCGAAACAACCTACATGATCTTGCTTGTTAGTCTAAAGAGCTTTGGCTGGCCGATATTGCTGCTGAGTGTTGTTCAGTCGATTGCAAATTCGCTGTTTTTCACCGCCTATCATGTAGACTTCTCTAAAATCAAACAGACAAGTGACGCCGGCAAAGAATTTAGTCACATGGTTGTGCTAGAGAAAATCTTTGGCATGATTGGCCCGTTAGTCGGCGGGATACTGGCTACTTTGGTTGATGTGCGTCTGAGCGTTGGAGTATCGATTGCTTTGCTAATGCTGTCTCTGGTGCCGCTATTCTTGAGCGGGGAACCAGTTAAGCTAAACCAACATGTGTTCTACGGAGGGATTACCCAGAAACTTGTTAGCAGTAAGGCCAATATCTTGGCCATTTTGGCCATAAACTTAGGGACCGTCTTATCCAGTATCACCTGGGTACTATTTATTGGTATAGCCGTCTTTAGGAACGATGTCTATGCATACATCGGCGTGTTGGCTACAGTGACTACACTTCTTTCGATCATTCTAGCCAAGTATATCGGTAACCAGACGGATCTTGGCAAGGGGCCAAAGTATATGAGAATTGGTGCATATGGCGGAGTTGTGTTTAGCTTGACCAAAATTTTCGTAAACACGCCCATGGCTGTTGCCGCAAACAGTTTTTTTGATGCCCAGGCACTAACGATTCGTCAAATTCCACTAGGAAAAGGCTTCTATAGCGAGACAGACAACTTTCCAGGCCAGAGGATAGCCTACATGGTTATGCTCGAGAATCTGGTTCATATATTTAGGATACCTTTTATCATTTTAATCATTCTCGCCCTTAGCTATTTCGACAATCAGATGGAGGTTTTGCGCTACGCTACCGTGGCAGCCGGAACGGTGACAATCTTTATGGTTTTTGAAAAGTTTAAAATACTTAGAACAGGAAAGAGCAAGACATGA